A stretch of the Cucurbita pepo subsp. pepo cultivar mu-cu-16 chromosome LG16, ASM280686v2, whole genome shotgun sequence genome encodes the following:
- the LOC111777440 gene encoding uncharacterized protein LOC111777440 — translation MNANQSAVVDFLRAAMDNERGGRIPKPPTRLQKQAPAGLYLDQLSSVSMSSVGTEISSKTVLPLLSPLPSSPQPFSETEGNRMLTNGNGADSGGNGDQRGIVFASPGGWQHPAVAATYADPSTLFTFFQSKCIITSNTP, via the coding sequence ATGAATGCAAATCAATCTGCCGTCGTTGATTTCCTCAGAGCAGCAATGGACAACGAACGCGGAGGCAGAATACCTAAACCTCCGACCAGGTTGCAGAAGCAGGCGCCGGCCGGTCTTTATCTCGATCAGCTTTCGAGCGTCTCAATGTCTTCTGTTGGTACCGAGATTTCTTCGAAGACGGTTCTTCCTCTGCTTTCGCCGCTCCCTTCGTCGCCACAGCCTTTTTCTGAAACTGAGGGAAATAGAATGTTGACGAACGGAAATGGTGCAGACAGCGGCGGCAATGGCGATCAAAGAGGTATAGTTTTCGCATCTCCTGGTGGCTGGCAACATCCGGCGGTGGCTGCGACATACGCCGATCCTTCCACGCTGTTTACTTTCTTTCAATCGAAGTGCATCATAACCAGTAACACGCCGTGA
- the LOC111777368 gene encoding transcription initiation factor IIA subunit 1-like isoform X1 gives MAISTSSIYINVIEDVVNKLRDEFTDNGPGEDVLKELQGMWEAKMMQAGAVNGPIERSAPSKPTPGGPITPVHDLNVPYEGTEEYETPTADLLFPPTPLQTPIQTPLPGTADNAMYNVPTGPSDHSASGTDASPAVTTPGGSASNVDVRSGRPTQFMQPPSWMGQKAPVDVNIAYVEGRDEADRGVPHPALTQDFFMMNSGKRKRDGFASQYQTNGFIPQQDGAGDAANSVFEIESLKLLNGKLLQISGCKASDGRPGVITSAKSATSTHIERSLFKIPQLDGPIPDPYDDVLSTPNIYNYQGVFNEDYNIANTPAPNDPPAGTPAVVTQDDVGEEEEDDEPSLNEDDDDDDLDDVDQGEEVSTQHLVLAQFDKVTRTKSRWKCTLKDGIMHINNKDILFNKATGEFDF, from the exons ATGGCGATTTCGACCAGCTCTATCTACATCAATGTCATTGAAGATGTTGTCAACAAGCTTCGCGACGAGTTCACTGATAATGGTCCTGGAGAGGACGTTCTCAAGGAGCTTCAAGGA ATGTGGGAGGCGAAAATGATGCAAGCGGGTGCCGTGAACGGTCCCATAGAGAGGTCTGCACCGTCGAAGCCCACACCCGGTGGTCCAATAACTCCGGTTCACGATCTCAATGTTCCGTATGAGGGGACTGAAGAGTACGAAACTCCTACAGCTGATTTACTCTTCCCGCCG ACGCCACTACAAACTCCAATTCAAACCCCTTTACCGGGAACTGCTGACAACGCGATGTATAATGTTCCTACTGGACCCAGCGACCACTCTGCATCTGGTACTGATGCTTCTCCAGCTGTTACCACTCCTGGAGGTAGCGCTAGTAATGTTGATGTCCGATCTGGAAGGCCAACCCAATTTATG CAACCACCCTCTTGGATGGGTCAAAAAGCTCCTGTAGACGTTAATATTG CATATGTGGAGGGGCGTGATGAAGCAGACAGGGGAGTTCCTCACCCAGCCCTTACACAG GACTTTTTCATGATGAACTCTGGGAAGCGAAAGCGTGATGGTTTTGCTTCCCAGTACCAGACCAATGGGTTTATACCGCAGCAAGATGGAGCTGGAGATGCTGCCAACAGTGTATTTGAGATTgag TCTTTGAAGCTCCTTAACGGTAAGCTTTTACAGATAAGTGGATGCAAAGCTTCTGATGGGAGACCTGGCGTTATCACTTCTGCAAAGAGTGCAACATCGACACATATTGAAAGATCATTATTCAAGATTCCTCAACTTGATGGACCGATACCTGATCCTTACGATGATGTGCTTTCGACACCCAAT ATATACAACTACCAGGGTGTCTTTAATGAAGACTACAACATAGCAAATACACCAGCACCTAATG ATCCACCAGCTGGCACTCCTGCTGTTGTCACCCAGGATGATgttggggaggaggaggaggatgacGAGCCTTCATTGAACGAAGACGACGATGACGACGATTTGGATGATGTGGATCAGGGAGAGGAAGTGAGCACACAGCATTTAGTTTTAGCTCAGTTTGATAAG GTTACTCGTACCAAGAGTAGGTGGAAATGTACACTCAAGGATGGAATTATGCACATTAACAACAAGGACATTCTCTTCAACAAG GCAACTGGGGAATTCGACTTCTGA
- the LOC111777368 gene encoding transcription initiation factor IIA large subunit-like isoform X2, which produces MAISTSSIYINVIEDVVNKLRDEFTDNGPGEDVLKELQGMWEAKMMQAGAVNGPIERSAPSKPTPGGPITPVHDLNVPYEGTEEYETPTADLLFPPTPLQTPIQTPLPGTADNAMYNVPTGPSDHSASGTDASPAVTTPGGSASNVDVRSGRPTQFMQPPSWMGQKAPVDVNIAYVEGRDEADRGVPHPALTQDFFMMNSGKRKRDGFASQYQTNGFIPQQDGAGDAANSVFEIEISGCKASDGRPGVITSAKSATSTHIERSLFKIPQLDGPIPDPYDDVLSTPNIYNYQGVFNEDYNIANTPAPNDPPAGTPAVVTQDDVGEEEEDDEPSLNEDDDDDDLDDVDQGEEVSTQHLVLAQFDKVTRTKSRWKCTLKDGIMHINNKDILFNKATGEFDF; this is translated from the exons ATGGCGATTTCGACCAGCTCTATCTACATCAATGTCATTGAAGATGTTGTCAACAAGCTTCGCGACGAGTTCACTGATAATGGTCCTGGAGAGGACGTTCTCAAGGAGCTTCAAGGA ATGTGGGAGGCGAAAATGATGCAAGCGGGTGCCGTGAACGGTCCCATAGAGAGGTCTGCACCGTCGAAGCCCACACCCGGTGGTCCAATAACTCCGGTTCACGATCTCAATGTTCCGTATGAGGGGACTGAAGAGTACGAAACTCCTACAGCTGATTTACTCTTCCCGCCG ACGCCACTACAAACTCCAATTCAAACCCCTTTACCGGGAACTGCTGACAACGCGATGTATAATGTTCCTACTGGACCCAGCGACCACTCTGCATCTGGTACTGATGCTTCTCCAGCTGTTACCACTCCTGGAGGTAGCGCTAGTAATGTTGATGTCCGATCTGGAAGGCCAACCCAATTTATG CAACCACCCTCTTGGATGGGTCAAAAAGCTCCTGTAGACGTTAATATTG CATATGTGGAGGGGCGTGATGAAGCAGACAGGGGAGTTCCTCACCCAGCCCTTACACAG GACTTTTTCATGATGAACTCTGGGAAGCGAAAGCGTGATGGTTTTGCTTCCCAGTACCAGACCAATGGGTTTATACCGCAGCAAGATGGAGCTGGAGATGCTGCCAACAGTGTATTTGAGATTgag ATAAGTGGATGCAAAGCTTCTGATGGGAGACCTGGCGTTATCACTTCTGCAAAGAGTGCAACATCGACACATATTGAAAGATCATTATTCAAGATTCCTCAACTTGATGGACCGATACCTGATCCTTACGATGATGTGCTTTCGACACCCAAT ATATACAACTACCAGGGTGTCTTTAATGAAGACTACAACATAGCAAATACACCAGCACCTAATG ATCCACCAGCTGGCACTCCTGCTGTTGTCACCCAGGATGATgttggggaggaggaggaggatgacGAGCCTTCATTGAACGAAGACGACGATGACGACGATTTGGATGATGTGGATCAGGGAGAGGAAGTGAGCACACAGCATTTAGTTTTAGCTCAGTTTGATAAG GTTACTCGTACCAAGAGTAGGTGGAAATGTACACTCAAGGATGGAATTATGCACATTAACAACAAGGACATTCTCTTCAACAAG GCAACTGGGGAATTCGACTTCTGA
- the LOC111776936 gene encoding ras-related protein Rab11C-like, whose product MAHKVDHEYDYLFKIVLIGDSGVGKSNILSRFTRNEFCLESKSTIGVEFSTRTLQVEGKTVKAQIWDTAGQERYRAITSAYYRGAVGALLVYDLTKRPTFENVQRWLRELRDHADSNIVIVMIGNKSDLSHLRSVSEDDGQSMAEKEGLSFIETSALDATNIDKAFQTILTEIYHIISKKALAAKEAAAASVARPSQGTTIDVSDTTGDSNRKGCCSS is encoded by the exons ATGGCTCATAAGGTGGACCACGAGTACGACTATCTGTTCAAGATTGTTCTGATCGGGGATTCTGGCGTCGGGAAGTCCAACATTCTTTCTAGATTTACTAGAAATGAGTTCTGCTTGGAGTCCAAATCCACCATTGGTGTTGAGTTCTCGACCAGGACTCTCCAG GTAGAAGGGAAGACAGTCAAGGCACAGATCTGGGACACAGCAGGTCAGGAGCGATACCGAGCGATTACGAGTGCTTATTATAGGGGAGCCGTTGGCGCTCTCCTAGTCTACGATCTGACAAAGAGACCGACGTTCGAGAATGTACAAAGATGGCTACGGGAGCTGAGAGATCATGCAGACTCCAACATCGTGATTGTGATGATTGGAAACAAATCTGACCTTAGTCATCTTAGATCTGTCTCAGAGGATGATGGGCAGAGCATGGCAGAGAAGGAAGGCCTTTCCTTCATCGAGACATCAGCCTTGGATGCCACTAATATCGACAAGGCATTCCAAACCATCTTGACAGAGATCTACCATATCATCAGCAAAAAGGCATTGGCAGCCAAGGAAGCCGCGGCTGCTAGTGTCGCCCGTCCCAGTCAAGGAACCACCATCGACGTTTCCGATACTACCGGGGACTCGAACAGAAAGGGTTGCTGTTCTTCTTGA